Proteins co-encoded in one Malus sylvestris chromosome 9, drMalSylv7.2, whole genome shotgun sequence genomic window:
- the LOC126633881 gene encoding uncharacterized protein LOC126633881, whose amino-acid sequence MTPINVDGNILMMKAFPFSLVEKAKDWLYELAPGTVTSWDSMKRAFLEKFFPTSRVILLRKRISGIQQNQGESFPSYYERFKSLVASCPQHQMKEELLIQYFYEGLLPMERQMLDASAGGALVDKTPGAAKVLIANRAHNAQQYKGVGQRDPPRPQVNELAEGMKIHGPSVCGVCSMQGHANDQCPKLIENGGWESANAVGFGNQNQPRHDPYSNSYNTGWRDHPNFKWRDPQQPQQQGGFRQQPPDFYTKPFVPNQNQVQYAPPTSGTSLDNDQVVKLLTTLTQEVQTQNKERQIQDKRVDNLEKQMGQIAEFMGQIREQGRLPSSTVVNPKGGFETAKAIMLRSGK is encoded by the exons atgacacccataaaTGTCGACGGGAACATTttgatgatgaaggcttttccattctcacttgtggaaaaggcgaaggattggctttacgagttagcacccggaacggttacatcttgggatagtatgaaaagagctttcttggagaagtttttcccaacttcaagagtcattctcttgaggaaacggattagtggcatccaacaaaatcaaggtgaatcgtttccttcttattatgaacgttttaaatcacttgttgcttcttgtccacaacatcaaatgaaggaggagctgctcattcaatacttctacgaaggactccttcccatggaacgccaaatgcttgatgcctcggcgggaggtgcgttggtggataaaactccgggggctgcaaaagttctaattgccaaccgagcacataatgcacaacaatacaaaggtgttggacaaagagaccccccacggccacaagtgaatgag ttggccgagggaatgaagattcatggaccaagtgtgtgtggcgtgtgctctatgcaaggacatgccaacgatcaatgccctaaattgattgagaatgggggttgggaatctgccaatgctgtgggttttgggaaccaaaatcaaccccgccatgatccatactctaattcctacaatacggggtggagagaccatccaaatttcaaatggcgggatcctcaacaaccccaacaacaaggaggatttaggcagcaaccaccggacttttatacaaagccattcgtccccaatcaaaaccaagtgcaatatgccccaccaacctcaggtacgtctttggataatgatcaagttgttaagttacttactactttgacgcaggaagtacaaactcaaaataaggagagacaaatccaagacaaacgggtggataatttggagaagcaaatgggtcaaattgccgagtttatggggcaaattagagagcaaggcagattgcctagttcaaccgttgtgaacccgaagggaggatttgaaaccgctaaggccatcatgttgagaagtggtaaatag